The following are encoded in a window of Thunnus albacares chromosome 9, fThuAlb1.1, whole genome shotgun sequence genomic DNA:
- the LOC122988365 gene encoding granzyme E-like has protein sequence MNIQCKLVILILALTLDDQVHTGKIIGGHEAVAHSRPYMALLEMKTPSGKTKHCGGFLLNEDFVMTAAHCQAKSYTVLLGVHIYGQQTNGMQKIPVDQAFPRKDYNATDLTNDIMLLKLSSKAHFSNTVKPIGLAGQGDSSLPKSCIVSGWGTTSSNTGHMSRRLMEANVTLSDEKQCVTENSYCSQGDIGPGVGDSGGPLVCEDGKAYGVVSSAFSPHGGGPKMYNYAKIPDYRYWIDSFMKYNGKL, from the exons ATGAATATCCAGTGTAAACTTGTTATACTGATACTTGCGCTGACTCTTGATGATCAAG TTCATACAGGGAAAATTATTGGAGGTCATGAGGCTGTGGCACATAGCAGGCCTTACATGGCGCTTTTGGAGATGAAGACGCCAAGtggtaaaacaaaacactgtggtGGCTTTCTTCTAAATGAGGATTTTGTGATGACTGCAGCCCACTGTCAAGCCAA GTCCTACACAGTCTTACTAGGAGTTCACATTTACGGACAACAAACTAATGGCATGCAGAAGATACCTGTGGACCAAGCATTTCCACGTAAAGACTACAATGCAACTGACTTGACAAATGACATAATGTTACTCAAG TTGAGCTCCAaggcacatttcagcaacactGTGAAACCCATTGGTCTCGCAGGTCAAGGTGACAGCTCTCTGCCAAAATCATGTATAGTCTCCGGCTGGGGCACAACAAGCAGCAACACGGGACATATGTCTCGTAGACTCATGGAAGCCAATGTAACACTAAGTGATGAAAAGCAGTGTGTTACCGAAAACTCATACTGCTCTCAGGGAGACATTGGACCGGGTGTG GGAGACTCTGGTGGTCCACTGGTCTGTGAAGATGGAAAGGCATACGGGGTGGTGTCCTCCGCCTTCAGTCCACATGGAGGTGGCCCAAAAATGTACAATTATGCCAAGATTCCTGACTATAGATACTGGATCGATTCATTCATGAAATATAATGGAAAGCTCTAA